In one Arenibacter antarcticus genomic region, the following are encoded:
- a CDS encoding TonB-dependent receptor produces MSATFKKEIAFTNVPSIKAKTLRINLNPDIYGTFSEIGAGQETSGHFFKSGGASGTIAKAMSAYDKDFSDAIYGVEEDGRYVTQSRLKKMLAHEMENMENRISREVHPDRMFFSYANTVATIDFSKRYKGHGWLGIKYQLDPAQKELNEIILHIRFKQNEARLQQETLGILGVNLIYGAFYKHDKPRKLLKYLYDHIDKDTIEIDLVNFSGPNFSEVDNRLMSLQLVKNDMTDAVMFGPDGNNLLPATLLYKKNILALRGSFRPVTKVNMDMFKKSYDIFIREQKVEEENTVVIFEITLSNLRAYGEIDEQDFMDRAELLCSLGHTVMISKFQEYFRLVEYFSNYTKAKIGLTMGVNNLVDIFDEKYYRHLSGGILEAFGKLFFKDLKVYLYPMRNEETGQIMTSNTVKVHPRMKELYKFFKYNGKVMDIIDYDPEILHVFSRDVLKQIMNGEEGWESVLPEGVAAIIKKKHLFTRKKEEEEKKEKV; encoded by the coding sequence ATGTCTGCCACTTTCAAAAAAGAGATTGCCTTTACCAATGTTCCATCCATAAAGGCCAAAACCTTACGAATAAATCTAAACCCCGACATTTATGGTACCTTTTCTGAAATTGGGGCAGGACAGGAAACATCTGGTCATTTTTTTAAATCGGGAGGAGCTTCGGGAACTATAGCCAAAGCCATGAGTGCTTATGATAAAGATTTTAGCGATGCTATTTATGGTGTAGAGGAAGATGGAAGGTATGTTACCCAGTCTAGGCTAAAGAAGATGTTGGCTCACGAGATGGAAAATATGGAGAATAGAATCAGCCGTGAAGTTCATCCAGATAGAATGTTCTTTTCCTACGCCAATACTGTGGCTACCATTGATTTCTCTAAACGCTACAAAGGACATGGATGGCTTGGAATCAAGTATCAGTTAGATCCTGCTCAAAAGGAACTTAACGAGATCATCTTACATATTCGATTTAAGCAAAACGAGGCCCGACTACAACAAGAAACTCTTGGGATTTTAGGGGTGAATCTTATTTATGGTGCATTTTATAAACATGATAAGCCTAGAAAATTATTAAAATATCTCTATGACCATATAGATAAAGATACCATAGAGATTGATTTGGTAAATTTTTCCGGACCCAATTTTTCTGAGGTAGACAATAGGTTGATGAGTCTTCAATTGGTTAAGAACGATATGACCGATGCAGTGATGTTCGGACCCGATGGCAACAACCTTTTACCGGCAACACTTTTATACAAAAAAAATATTTTGGCGCTTAGAGGAAGTTTTAGACCGGTGACCAAGGTAAATATGGATATGTTTAAAAAATCCTATGATATATTTATAAGGGAACAGAAGGTAGAGGAAGAAAACACGGTGGTAATTTTCGAAATCACCCTTTCCAACCTCAGGGCCTATGGAGAAATAGATGAGCAGGATTTTATGGACAGGGCAGAACTTTTATGCTCCCTGGGCCATACAGTGATGATTTCCAAGTTTCAAGAATATTTTAGATTGGTAGAGTATTTCAGTAACTACACCAAAGCCAAAATCGGACTTACCATGGGTGTAAATAACCTGGTAGATATATTTGACGAGAAGTATTACCGACACCTTAGTGGGGGTATTTTGGAAGCCTTCGGGAAGTTGTTCTTTAAGGACTTAAAAGTGTATTTATATCCAATGAGAAATGAGGAAACTGGGCAGATAATGACCAGTAATACCGTTAAGGTACACCCAAGAATGAAGGAATTGTACAAATTTTTCAAGTACAATGGTAAAGTAATGGATATAATTGATTACGATCCAGAAATTCTACATGTTTTTTCTAGAGATGTACTTAAACAGATTATGAATGGTGAAGAGGGTTGGGAGTCTGTACTACCAGAGGGAGTAGCTGCAATAATTAAAAAGAAGCATCTTTTTACCCGAAAAAAAGAGGAAGAAGAGAAAAAGGAAAAAGTGTAA
- a CDS encoding MBL fold metallo-hydrolase has protein sequence MKITFLGTGTSQGIPVIGSKHPVCHSENTKDKRLRVSVLVSWDTYNYVIDCGPDFRQQMLTNNVFKIDGILFTHEHSDHTAGIDDIRPYFFRQGDIPIYAHERVITYLKERYNYIFADENRYPGAPAVEINPIRNNKPFKIGNLMAIPIEAQHNRLQVFGFRIRDFVYLTDVKSIEKVEMEKIKGVKVLVINALRIEPHHSHFNLEEALEFIDAIKPTTAYLTHISHLLGFHDEVEKILPKNVHLAYDNLIIDC, from the coding sequence TTGAAAATTACTTTTTTAGGTACCGGAACGTCACAAGGAATCCCTGTAATTGGCAGTAAGCATCCAGTATGCCATAGTGAAAACACTAAGGACAAGAGGCTCAGGGTCTCCGTTTTAGTGTCTTGGGATACTTATAATTACGTAATAGATTGCGGCCCCGATTTTAGACAGCAAATGTTGACCAATAATGTGTTTAAAATTGATGGAATTTTATTTACTCATGAACATTCGGACCATACTGCAGGAATAGATGATATAAGACCCTACTTTTTTAGACAGGGAGATATTCCTATCTATGCACACGAGAGGGTGATTACCTACCTAAAGGAACGGTATAATTATATTTTCGCTGATGAAAATCGATATCCTGGTGCACCAGCGGTAGAGATAAATCCCATTAGGAACAATAAACCTTTCAAGATTGGAAATTTAATGGCTATACCCATAGAGGCCCAACACAATCGTTTACAGGTTTTTGGTTTCAGGATTCGTGACTTTGTTTATTTAACGGATGTGAAGAGTATTGAAAAAGTAGAAATGGAAAAAATTAAAGGTGTAAAGGTGTTGGTTATAAATGCCTTGCGTATAGAGCCGCACCATTCCCATTTTAACTTGGAAGAAGCCCTAGAGTTTATTGATGCCATTAAACCTACCACCGCGTATTTAACCCATATAAGCCATTTATTGGGCTTTCATGATG